From the Musa acuminata AAA Group cultivar baxijiao chromosome BXJ3-7, Cavendish_Baxijiao_AAA, whole genome shotgun sequence genome, one window contains:
- the LOC135643619 gene encoding basic leucine zipper 43-like, whose amino-acid sequence MYPGEIASIRYLSPSCMPSCQSQYHMAENSIPSSFHLSDLFGCCSPNQAQSSPLMHEVGLPNNGIPSFHLSDLFGCCSPNQAQSSPLMHEVGLPNNSVVEAEEQRLCWAEERRKRRMISNRESARRSRMRKLKQLSELRSQVAHLRSANGRLLDDLNRAMRERDQVLRENAQLRDEETELQKKLEKLPPEHSCAPQNPEELGSDYS is encoded by the coding sequence ATGTATCCAGGTGAGATTGCCAGCATTAGATACCTTTCACCTTCGTGTATGCCTTCTTGCCAGTCTCAGTACCACATGGCTGAGAACAGCATCCCCTCCTCCTTCCACCTGAGCGATCTCTTTGGATGTTGCTCCCCGAACCAAGCTCAGAGCTCGCCTTTGATGCATGAAGTCGGCCTTCCGAACAACGGCATCCCCTCCTTCCACCTGAGCGATCTCTTTGGATGTTGTTCCCCGAACCAAGCTCAGAGCTCGCCGTTGATGCATGAAGTCGGCCTTCCAAACAACAGCGTGGTCGAGGCGGAAGAGCAGCGACTGTGCTGGGCCGAGgagcggaggaagaggaggatgataTCCAACAGAGAGTCCGCGCGGCGATCGCGCATGCGCAAGCTGAAGCAACTCAGCGAGCTGCGGTCGCAGGTTGCCCATCTCCGGTCTGCAAACGGCCGGCTCCTCGATGATCTCAACCGTGCCATGAGAGAGCGCGATCAGGTCCTCCGTGAGAATGCCCAGCTCAGAGACGAAGAAACAGAGCTCCAGAAGAAGCTGGAGAAGCTGCCACCTGAACATAGTTGTGCTCCACAAAATCCAGAAGAACTCGGCTCGGATTACAGTTGA